A portion of the Novosphingobium sp. KA1 genome contains these proteins:
- a CDS encoding multiubiquitin domain-containing protein, with protein MSEKSEKTVTIIVNQDDHEVVKTKISYDEVVAYYLQDGGASSTEYLIKYSRGHSANISGTLAPGQEVMVKDGMRFRVSGTGES; from the coding sequence ATGTCTGAAAAGTCGGAAAAGACCGTCACCATCATCGTCAACCAAGACGACCACGAAGTGGTCAAGACGAAAATCTCATATGACGAGGTCGTCGCCTACTACCTTCAGGACGGCGGCGCCTCTTCAACCGAGTATCTCATCAAATATTCACGCGGCCACTCCGCTAACATCAGCGGCACCCTCGCGCCAGGTCAGGAGGTAATGGTTAAAGATGGAATGCGCTTCAGAGTTTCAGGAACTGGCGAGTCATAA
- a CDS encoding transcriptional regulator, with product MAAKKTMTLNLTDAEMHALEGLCDKKDLSKTAVLRQALRLYQLVEARVEKGDKLFFEDEKSKEKAEVMML from the coding sequence ATGGCTGCCAAGAAGACGATGACGCTCAACCTTACGGATGCGGAAATGCACGCACTCGAAGGCCTTTGCGACAAGAAGGATTTGAGCAAGACGGCTGTGCTGCGTCAGGCATTACGGCTCTATCAGCTTGTTGAAGCTCGTGTTGAAAAGGGCGACAAGCTGTTTTTCGAAGACGAAAAGAGCAAAGAAAAAGCGGAAGTCATGATGCTATGA
- a CDS encoding helix-turn-helix transcriptional regulator, with amino-acid sequence MKIEISKDWCLKMASLEGYTEIGAGVTAADPLFDGEAETQNVGEDEPSIAFGRFVRLMRRNKGLTLEELAEQADIDVAELVEIEDDVRHKAELRSVYQLANYFQVPRGNLMQVAGLTTPKNDNLIHEAVRFAARSEPVAALSQAERAALEAFVTVLSERD; translated from the coding sequence ATGAAGATCGAGATCTCCAAGGATTGGTGTCTCAAGATGGCATCGTTAGAAGGTTACACCGAAATTGGTGCCGGCGTCACCGCCGCCGATCCGCTTTTTGATGGTGAGGCAGAAACGCAGAATGTTGGCGAAGATGAGCCGAGCATTGCTTTTGGTCGCTTTGTCCGTCTCATGCGGCGCAACAAAGGATTGACGCTCGAGGAACTTGCCGAGCAAGCCGACATTGACGTCGCCGAACTCGTAGAGATTGAGGACGACGTTCGTCACAAGGCTGAATTGCGGTCCGTTTATCAGCTGGCCAATTATTTTCAGGTTCCGCGTGGGAACCTGATGCAGGTGGCCGGTCTGACGACACCCAAGAATGACAACCTCATTCATGAAGCCGTTCGCTTTGCTGCGCGATCTGAGCCTGTGGCAGCGCTTAGCCAGGCTGAACGTGCTGCATTGGAGGCGTTCGTCACAGTTTTGAGCGAACGGGACTGA
- a CDS encoding ImmA/IrrE family metallo-endopeptidase: MSRNRLLSERTAHDIDARVERVLKGLGNPEPPLRLEDVRHLLKLDLKFYTAKDPSVAQEAISRIRVATLQVFNRPALILDAIHKWSLKALYLPDRKRILLDGDLPIKKHRWNEAHEIGHSLLPWHEDAMLGDNSHTLSPECHEQVEAEANFAAGRLLFLRDRFTQEALSMSPTIETVKSLHGVFGNTLSTTLYRFVETAGVQTPLVGIMSGHPHVSRRKPDFDPANPCRHFIRSSAFPKHFGKVDELELFKAVAGYCGAQSGGPLGSCELVLIDDNGDQHRFYFETFFAYWDALTLGVYVKPEIQMVAAA, from the coding sequence TTGAGCAGAAATCGACTTTTATCTGAGAGAACCGCCCATGATATCGACGCCCGCGTCGAACGGGTGTTGAAGGGGCTCGGGAATCCCGAGCCCCCGCTCCGGCTCGAAGACGTGCGGCATTTGCTCAAGCTCGATCTCAAATTCTACACGGCGAAGGATCCGAGCGTCGCGCAGGAGGCGATCAGCCGGATCAGAGTCGCCACGCTTCAGGTTTTCAATCGTCCGGCACTCATCCTGGACGCCATCCACAAGTGGTCCTTGAAGGCGCTGTATCTGCCCGATCGCAAGCGTATCCTGCTTGATGGCGACCTGCCGATCAAAAAGCATCGGTGGAACGAAGCGCATGAAATCGGTCACAGCCTATTGCCGTGGCACGAGGATGCGATGCTTGGCGATAACAGCCACACCCTCTCGCCCGAATGCCATGAGCAGGTCGAAGCCGAAGCCAATTTTGCCGCAGGCCGCCTGCTGTTCCTGCGCGATCGATTTACGCAAGAAGCCCTATCGATGTCGCCGACCATCGAAACCGTGAAGAGCCTCCACGGCGTTTTCGGCAACACGCTGTCGACGACGCTATACCGATTCGTCGAGACTGCGGGCGTTCAAACTCCACTGGTCGGGATAATGTCCGGCCATCCACACGTTTCTCGCCGCAAGCCGGACTTCGATCCAGCGAATCCCTGTCGGCATTTCATCCGGTCATCGGCCTTTCCCAAACACTTCGGAAAAGTAGACGAGTTAGAGCTTTTCAAGGCTGTCGCTGGATATTGCGGAGCACAGAGCGGCGGGCCACTCGGCAGTTGCGAACTGGTGCTAATCGACGACAATGGCGATCAACATCGCTTCTATTTCGAGACATTCTTCGCCTATTGGGACGCACTGACGTTAGGGGTGTACGTTAAGCCTGAAATTCAAATGGTTGCTGCTGCATAG
- a CDS encoding DUF3768 domain-containing protein produces the protein MTALASSTPAGVDHTAEIARLNDAARAGSLPTSRTVFTRALADIRAGDAEDPGARQASLMLGQAALRRLINETPIEPGNDPHGERDFGAVEFQGYKIFWKIDVYANDGTFAWGVGDTVGRAAELPRRHDYVGKRLVRR, from the coding sequence ATGACCGCACTTGCTTCATCCACACCTGCCGGCGTCGACCACACTGCTGAGATCGCCCGGCTCAACGACGCGGCCCGCGCGGGTTCACTGCCCACTTCGCGCACTGTGTTCACGCGGGCGCTGGCCGACATTCGTGCTGGCGACGCCGAAGACCCCGGCGCACGCCAGGCCAGCCTGATGCTGGGTCAGGCAGCGCTGCGCCGTCTTATCAACGAAACGCCGATCGAGCCGGGGAACGATCCTCATGGCGAGCGCGACTTCGGCGCGGTCGAGTTCCAGGGGTACAAGATCTTCTGGAAGATCGATGTCTATGCCAACGACGGGACGTTCGCCTGGGGGGTCGGAGACACTGTGGGACGCGCAGCAGAGCTTCCGCGTCGTCACGATTATGTTGGCAAGCGACTGGTGAGGCGATGA